DNA from Candidatus Cloacimonas acidaminovorans str. Evry:
ATTTGAATTAAAGAATGATCCGGATTGCTGACGCTTCCTATAGTAGCAAGACATTCCTTCCGAATTAAATGCACATCATTGGAAGGCATTTTAATATGAACATAATCGCCATCTTTAGCTACAACCTGAGCAAAAGTTCCAGCGCTACGAGCTATCTGACCACCTTTTCCTCTTTTCAATTCTACATTATGAACAACGCTTCCCAAGGGTATCTTTTCCAAAGGAATAGCGTTTCCCACTGCAATTTCAGCATCGGGACCGCTCATCACTTTAGCTCCAACTTCCAAACCATCGGGAGCAACAATATATCTTTTTTCGCCATCCACATAATGCAGTAAAGCAATACGGGCTGTCCGATTGGGATCATATTCTATAGCAGCAACTTTTGCCGGAATCCCAATTTTATCTCGTTTAAAATCAATTATCCGATAGTGGCGTCTGTGACCTCCACCTCTATGACGACAGGTTATTCTTCCGGAATTGTTTCTACCTCCGGTTCTATGTTTCGGTTTCAGTAATGACTTTTCGGGGGTCTTTTTAGTTATCTCCTCAAAAGTATGACCGGTGCGAAAACGGAGGGAGGAAGTTGTTGGTCTGTATTTTTTAATTCCCATTATTCACCTCATTAAACTTCAAAATCGGCAATCTTATCACCTTCGCGCAGGGTTACTATTGCCTTTTTCCAGTCAGGCCTTTTGCCGTTATATTTACCTAAGCTTTTGGGTTTCCCTTTATAGCGAATAGTATTCACTGCCAGAACTTTAACAGCAAAAATGCGTTCAATAGCTTTTTTGATTTCTATTTTATTAGCATTACTGCTCACTTTAAAGCTGTAAGTATTTTCATTTTGAACCTGGTTACTGCTTTTTTCAGTGATTATAGGGCTAATTATGATATTGCGTGGGTGTATCATTTGTTGAATACCTCCTCCACTTTTTTCAGAGCTTCATCAGTCATAATTATATAACTGCTTTTAAGCACTTCATAAGCATTCAAACTATCTGCTCTGTCCGTCATAACCTCAGGCAAATTAGCAAAACTTTTAACGGTTGGAATATGGTGACCATCAGTTACAATCAGTTTATAACCTTTTTCCGGTATAATTTTGTTTAAAAGT
Protein-coding regions in this window:
- the rplB gene encoding 50S ribosomal protein L2 → MGIKKYRPTTSSLRFRTGHTFEEITKKTPEKSLLKPKHRTGGRNNSGRITCRHRGGGHRRHYRIIDFKRDKIGIPAKVAAIEYDPNRTARIALLHYVDGEKRYIVAPDGLEVGAKVMSGPDAEIAVGNAIPLEKIPLGSVVHNVELKRGKGGQIARSAGTFAQVVAKDGDYVHIKMPSNDVHLIRKECLATIGSVSNPDHSLIQIGKAGRKRWMGIRPSVRGVAMNPVDHPMGGGEGKTSGGGHPVSPWGKPAKGGKTRKTHKYSDKYIVKAVKK
- the rplW gene encoding 50S ribosomal protein L23 yields the protein MIHPRNIIISPIITEKSSNQVQNENTYSFKVSSNANKIEIKKAIERIFAVKVLAVNTIRYKGKPKSLGKYNGKRPDWKKAIVTLREGDKIADFEV